The Asticcacaulis excentricus CB 48 genomic sequence TGAGCCTCACATGCGCGGGAGGCAGCCCTATTTCAGACATGCAATAGGGGGATAGATGAACCCTGACTGAAGCCCCCGGTAAGGATTTGGTCACCCCTTCAGGGTTAATAAAAGCCTTACGCTTATTTTCGACGGAGTCTCTTGCGTCATGGAACGCCGCCATTTTCTGATGGGAGCCGCCGCTACGGCCGCCACCCCGCTGATCGCTTCGCCGCTTCAGGCCCTGGCCCAGACCGGAGCCACGTCATCCGCCTCGGCGTCTCCGAGCCGCACGGCCGAAGGCTATCAGCGCGATGAAATCCTGCGCGCCGGCTCCGACTTCCTCGGGGTGACGGTCGAAGCACTGGGCGGAGCCATTGAAAAAATCTTCTCCGACTATGGCGACCGCCCGACGGCCTATATCGCCGGTGAGGAAGTCTCCGGGGCTATCGCCGTCGGCCTGCGCTATGGCAAGGGTCTGGTCCATATGAAGGCCTTGCCCAGCCCGCAGAAAATCTTCTGGCGCGGCCCGTCGGTTGGCTTTGATACCGGCGGCAACGCTTCGCGCGTCTTCTCGCTGGTCTATGGCCTTTATGACGTTGAGAAAATCTATCAGCGCTTCCCCGGCGTCGATGGCTCGGCCTATTTTATCGGTGGCCTCGGCGTCAATTATCAGCAGTCCGACGACACCATCGTGGCCCCGATCCGCGCCGGCGTTGGTTTCCGTCTGGGGGCCAATATCGGCTATCTGGCCTATTCCAAGACGCGCAAGTGGTTCCCGGGCTAAGCTATGGCGACGATTTAAGAGTTAACGCGGCTGCTTTCTCCTCTCCACCTGTGGGGAGGTGGATGCGGGCGTAGCGAGCAGACGGTGGGGTACACTTACCCGTCAAGATACCCCTCCTTCTCGTAAATTCGGCACCTCCCCAGAAAATGGGGAGGAGTAAGATCGCGAAGATTAAATCGCCACCACACCCTTAGCCTCATTTCCCACTGTTGCGAAAAATCCCCGTCACAAAACGGCGACACGGCTGACATGGCTGTGTCGCCGTTTGTTTAAGCGTGTGTCATCATGGCCGCGTAGCAGCCTTCCTCAGTGGCGTCGTGTGGATGCCCATTGGGGATTTGAGTATGAAAGCCTATCTGCAAGCCGGGACCGCCCTGGCCCTTCTGTTTGCTGCCGCGCCGGTTCTGGCCGCGGAAGCGCCCAAGGCGGAGGCCGTCGCGGCTCCGGCCGAAGCAATCACCGAAGTCATCGTCTATGGTCAGGGTCAGAGCCGTCAGCTTCAGACGCTGAAGGGCAGCGAACTGTCGCTCGAAGCCGCCGGCACCTCGCCGCTGAAGGCCATCGACAAGCTGCCGGGCGTGTCCTTCCAGTCGGCCGACGCCTTCGGGGCCTATGAATGGTCCACGCGCATCACGCTGCGCGGCTTCAACCAGAACCAGCTTGGCTTCACGCTGGATGGCGTGCCGCTGGGCGACATGTCCTACGGCAACCACAACGGCCTGCACATTTCGCGCGCCATCATCTCCGAAGACGTGGCCCGCGTGGACCTGATGCAGGGCGCCGGTGCGCTCTCGACCGCCTCGACCTCCAACCTCGGCGGCACGCTGCAATTCTTCTCGCGCGATCCGGCGCAAGACATGGGCGGTGAACTGGCTGGCACGGTCGGTTCGGACTCGATGCACCGCCTCTATGGCCGTTTCGAAACCGGCACGCTCGATAACCTCGGTGGCCTGCGCGCCTTTGTGTCAGTGGCCGATCAGAAGTCTGACAAGTGGAAGGGCGGCGGCGAGCAGAAGCAGCAGCAGATCAGCGCCAAGGCCGTGCTGCCGCTGGGCGAAGGCGAGCTGACCGGCTTCATCAACCACTCCGAACGCCGCGAGCAGGACTATCAGGACATGTCGTTCGAAATGATCGGACGTCTGGGCCGCGACTGGGATAACTTCCAGCCGAACTATGCCGCCGCCATCGGCGTCGCAACCACCCTCAACAATCCGGCCCTCTACGCTTCGGGGCAGCTTGACCCCAATTCGGGCTACTGGACCGGCAAGGGCGTCAACCCCTACGCCGCCTATGGCGTGGCCAACCCGGACGACGCCTACTACTACGGCGCGGGCGTGCGCGATGACGACCTGATGGCGCTCAGCTACGAAACTCCGATCAACGACATGATCAAGGTGTCGGGCACCATCTATAACCACACCAACAAGGGTCAGGGCCTGTGGGTCACCCCCTACACCATTTCGCCGAATTATGGCGTGGCCAGCGCGACCACCAATAATGCGCCGCTGTCGATCCGCACCACGGAATACGACATCGACCGCAAGGGTGCCTTCGGCGCGGTGAACTTCGACTTGGGCGCGCATCAGGTGACCGCCGGTCTGTGGATCGAAGACAATGACTTCAATCAGGCCCGCCGCTTCTATGGCGAAACCCTGAACGCCCCGTCGCGCGACTCGCTGGGCTTCCAGTCGAACCCCTTCAAGACTTCGTGGGAATACAAGTTCAACACCAAGACCACGGTCGGCTACGTGCAGGACGTGTGGATCCTCAGCGAGCGTCTGAAGCTGAATTACGGCATCAAGGCGATGAAGGTCGAAAATTCGGTCTCGACCGTCACGGGCAGCGCTCTGTCGGGCAAGATCAAGTCGGACGACAGCTTCCTGCCGCAGGCCGGTATCGTCTTCAAGGCCCTGCCGGAAGTCGAACTGTTCGGCTCCTACTCGGAAAACATGGCCGCCTACGTGTCGGCGGCGACGTCGGGCCCCTTTGGCTCGCAGTCGCAGGCCATCGTCAACTTCGTCAGCCAGAAGCTGAAGCCGGAAAGCTCGAAGACGTTTGAAGGCGGTCTGCGCCTGAACCTCAGCAACTTTCGCGGCGTCGCGGCCATCTATCACGTCGATTTCTCGGACCGTCTGCTGGCCATCCAGCAGGGCGCTTCGATCCTCGGCAACGCCTCGGTCCTGTCGAACGTCGGTTCGGTCAAGACCAACGGCGTCGAGCTGGGCGGCACCTGGCGCTTCACCGACAACCTGCGTCTGTCGTCGTCCTACAGCTATAACGACTCGAAGTACGCCGATAACTACACCAGCAATGGCGTCACCTATCAGACGAAGGATAAAACCGTCGTCAATACGCCGAAGCACATGCTGAGCGCCGACCTGAGCTACGACAACGGTATGCTGTTCGCTACGGCGGGTGCCAAGTACACGGGCGACCGGTATTACACCTACGAAAACATCGGCGGTAAGGTCGAAGGCTTCACCACCGTGGACGCTACGCTCGGCTACCGCTTCCCGGCCGATATCGACGTGCAACTGAACGTCACCAACCTGACCAACGAAAACTACATCTCGACGGTCGGTTCGGGCGGCTTTGTCAACCGCGACACCGCCGGTACGACCATGACCCTGCTGCCGGGCGCGCCGCGTCAGGCCTTCGTCACCGTGCGCAAGCGCTTCTAAATTTGGAAGACATCCGGGCCTCTGCTGCGGCCCGGATACACACTGCCGCTCCGGTGACCCC encodes the following:
- a CDS encoding DUF1134 domain-containing protein, giving the protein MERRHFLMGAAATAATPLIASPLQALAQTGATSSASASPSRTAEGYQRDEILRAGSDFLGVTVEALGGAIEKIFSDYGDRPTAYIAGEEVSGAIAVGLRYGKGLVHMKALPSPQKIFWRGPSVGFDTGGNASRVFSLVYGLYDVEKIYQRFPGVDGSAYFIGGLGVNYQQSDDTIVAPIRAGVGFRLGANIGYLAYSKTRKWFPG
- a CDS encoding TonB-dependent receptor; protein product: MKAYLQAGTALALLFAAAPVLAAEAPKAEAVAAPAEAITEVIVYGQGQSRQLQTLKGSELSLEAAGTSPLKAIDKLPGVSFQSADAFGAYEWSTRITLRGFNQNQLGFTLDGVPLGDMSYGNHNGLHISRAIISEDVARVDLMQGAGALSTASTSNLGGTLQFFSRDPAQDMGGELAGTVGSDSMHRLYGRFETGTLDNLGGLRAFVSVADQKSDKWKGGGEQKQQQISAKAVLPLGEGELTGFINHSERREQDYQDMSFEMIGRLGRDWDNFQPNYAAAIGVATTLNNPALYASGQLDPNSGYWTGKGVNPYAAYGVANPDDAYYYGAGVRDDDLMALSYETPINDMIKVSGTIYNHTNKGQGLWVTPYTISPNYGVASATTNNAPLSIRTTEYDIDRKGAFGAVNFDLGAHQVTAGLWIEDNDFNQARRFYGETLNAPSRDSLGFQSNPFKTSWEYKFNTKTTVGYVQDVWILSERLKLNYGIKAMKVENSVSTVTGSALSGKIKSDDSFLPQAGIVFKALPEVELFGSYSENMAAYVSAATSGPFGSQSQAIVNFVSQKLKPESSKTFEGGLRLNLSNFRGVAAIYHVDFSDRLLAIQQGASILGNASVLSNVGSVKTNGVELGGTWRFTDNLRLSSSYSYNDSKYADNYTSNGVTYQTKDKTVVNTPKHMLSADLSYDNGMLFATAGAKYTGDRYYTYENIGGKVEGFTTVDATLGYRFPADIDVQLNVTNLTNENYISTVGSGGFVNRDTAGTTMTLLPGAPRQAFVTVRKRF